The Candidatus Binataceae bacterium genome includes a region encoding these proteins:
- a CDS encoding DUF1254 domain-containing protein codes for MNPRARDLGSWLAATLAIALLVHFGTLYALPRLVMRRALRTMGEPNAMHFGTRPTAASRVVVRPSPDILYASCPFDLSSGPLRVIASVPHSTYWSVSAFDAATNNFFVRNDREVTGDSLELLLVQRGQTLPLSDNALQRVIVFAPSKRGLLLSRTVIDDNQHLSALEALQRQDRCATARADPEAQRAGQGSP; via the coding sequence ATGAACCCGCGCGCACGAGACCTTGGATCGTGGTTGGCCGCCACGCTCGCGATCGCACTCCTCGTGCATTTCGGCACGCTCTACGCGCTGCCGCGGCTGGTCATGCGACGCGCGCTCAGGACCATGGGAGAGCCGAACGCAATGCACTTCGGGACGCGGCCCACTGCCGCTTCGCGCGTGGTGGTGCGCCCAAGTCCCGACATCCTGTATGCAAGCTGTCCATTCGATTTGTCGAGCGGGCCCCTGCGGGTTATCGCCAGTGTGCCACATTCGACTTACTGGTCGGTCTCCGCTTTCGACGCCGCCACCAACAACTTCTTCGTCCGCAATGATCGTGAAGTGACGGGCGATTCTCTCGAACTCTTGCTGGTGCAACGCGGCCAGACCTTACCGCTGTCGGACAACGCGCTCCAGCGCGTCATCGTCTTCGCTCCATCGAAGCGAGGCCTGCTCCTTTCTCGCACCGTAATCGACGATAACCAGCATCTGTCCGCCCTCGAGGCGCTTCAGCGCCAGGACCGCTGCGCGACAGCGCGCGCAGATCCCGAGGCTCAACGAGCCGGTCAGGGCAGCCCCTAG